The DNA window TGATGGATCCGTCACCGATCCCGAAATTCGATAACCCGAAAATGCACATGATGCCGGCGCTGCAACTGTTTGGGGCCGGGCGTGAGAAGCGTATCTACGCCCTGCCGCCGTTCACCAAGGTAGAGAGCCTGGACTTCGACGACCATCCTTTCACCGTGCAGCAGTGGGACGAGCCTTGTGCCCTGTGTGGCTCACGCCACAGCTATCTCGATGAGGTGGTACTCGACGATCAGGGCAGCCGCATGTTCGTTTGTTCCGACACCGATTACTGCCAGCAGCAGCTGGCGCAACCTTCGCAAGAGGCGCAGCACTGATGACTTCCACCCCTCTGAGCACCACACCGCTGCTGTCGGTGACTAACCTCACCCATCTGTACGCACCGGGCAAGGGCTTTAGCGAT is part of the Serratia quinivorans genome and encodes:
- a CDS encoding Phosphonate metabolism protein PhnJ, whose protein sequence is MHALEEYGVMQVKLYEDIARYGHIATTYAYPVKVNDRYVMDPSPIPKFDNPKMHMMPALQLFGAGREKRIYALPPFTKVESLDFDDHPFTVQQWDEPCALCGSRHSYLDEVVLDDQGSRMFVCSDTDYCQQQLAQPSQEAQH